From Herbaspirillum sp. WKF16:
CGAACTTGCTGGTCGCTCATGCGGGCCTGGAAAGCGCCCAAATCAACCTGGACTACACAAAGGTGACGGCGCCTGTCGCCGGCCGGGTTTCGCGCGCGGAAATCACGGTCGGCAATATCGTGACGGCCGGCGCAAGCGCCATGCCGCTGACCAGCATCGTGTCCCAGACGCCGATCTATGGCGAGTTCGACGTCGATGAGCAAACCTATCTGCAGTACATCGGGCAAGTCAAGAATAGCCAAAAGCTGCCGGTGGAATTGGGACTCGCGAATGAGGACAGGTATTCGCGAGAAGGTGTGATCCAGTCTGTAGACAATCATCTCAATACCTCCTCCGGAACCATCCGCGTTCGCGCCCGTTTCGAGAACAATGATGGCGCCCTTGTTCCGGGGCTATACGGCCGATTCAGGGTAGGCGGCAGCGTTCCGCACCAGGCGCTCCTGATCGACGAAAAGTCGATCAATACCGATCAGGACAAGAAGTTTGTCCTGGTGCTCGACAAGAACGACCAGATCGAATACCGGGAAGTCAGGCTGGGCAGCCTGCACGGAGACCAGCGTGTTATCCGGGAAGGCTTGTCTGCCGGGGAACGGATAGTCGTGAGCGGGATGCAGCGCGTAAAGCCCGGAGACAAGGCGCGAGGCCGGATGGCGCCAAAGCAGGCGGCCGGGGCAAGAACGATCGGGCCTGAGGGCGGATGAGCCTTGGCTCCTCAATCAGAAACCGGATTGAACCAGAACATGAATGCGCGCGCCACAACGCCTAGAAAAGTCCCATGAACATATCTAAATTCTTTATTGACCGGCCCATCTTCGCCGGTGTCCTTTCCGTCCTGATCCTGCTGGCAGGCCTGATCGCTCTCTTCAAGCTCCCCATTTCCGAATACCCGGATGTGGTTCCTCCGTCTGTCATCGTGCATGCCCAATACCCAGGGGCCAATCCAAAGGTGATCGCAGAAGCCGTCGCGGCGCCGCTCGAGGAGCGGATCAATGGCGTGGAGAACATGCTCTACATGCAATCCCAGGCCAACAGCGAAGGCGACCTGACGCTGACGGTGACATTCCAGCTCGGCATGAATCCCGACCTGGCGACGCAACTGGTTCAAAACCGTGTGAATCAGGCGCTGCCGCGGTTGCCAGAAGATGTGCAGCGTTTGGGTGTGACGACCATCAAGAGTTCGCCCACGGTGACGCTGTTCATGCACCTCTATTCGACGAACAATCGATACGACATCGTTTACCTCAGAAACTACGCTCTTATCAATCTTCGAGATAAGTTGGCCCGCATCAAAGGGGTCGGCGACGTCCAGTTGTGGGGGAGCGGCGACTATGCAATGCGCGTGTGGCTGGATCCGCAGAAAGTCGCGCAGCGGAACTTGACCGCAGCGGAGGTGATTGCAGCAATCCGTGAGCAGAATGTCCAGGTTGCCGCCGGCGCTGTGGGGGCGTCACCGTCCGCGCCGGGCGTTCCCCTTGAACTGTCGATCAATGCGCGCGGCCGCCTGGAAACCGAGAAGGATTTTGGGGAAATCATCGTCAAGACGGAAGAAGGCGGCGCTGTCGTGCATTTGGCTGATGTGGCCCGAATCGAACTTGCGGCCGCAGAATACGGAAGGCGTTCCACGCTCGACAACAAGCCTGCCATTGCACTATCGATCAATGAAGCGCCAGGGGCAAATTCCTTGCAGATTTCGGAGGATGTCCATGCGGCGATGAGGGAGTTGAGCAAGGATTTTCCCCAAGGCGTGGAATTCCAGATTGCTTATGATCCGACACGATTTGTCCGGTCCAGCATCCGTGCCGTCATTCATACGCTGCTGGAAGCCATTGCACTGGTGGTCATTGTCGTTATTGTGTTCCTGCAAACCTGGCGCACGTCGATCATCCCGCTCATTGCCGTTCCGGTATCGATCGTCGGCACACTCTCGCTGCTGCATGTTTTCGGCTTCTCGATCAACGCGCTTTCGCTCTTCGGACTGGTGCTGGCAATCGGCATTGTCGTGGATGACGCCATCGTCGTGGTGGAAAACGTGGAGCGGAATATTGAGAACGGCATGAGTCCGAGAGAAGCGACATATCGGGCAATGCAGGAAGTCAGTGGTCCCATTATTGCAATTGCGCTGACCCTGGTCGCGGTCTTTGTGCCGCTGGCATTCATGACGGGGTTGACGGGACAATTCTATAAACAGTTTGCGATGACCATCGCCATTTCCACCGTTATTTCCGCCATCAATTCGCTGACGCTGTCGCCCGCGCTATCGGCGTTGCTGTTGCGAGGCCACGATGCTCCGGAGGACCAGCTGACGCGGATGATGAATCGTTACTTCGGTGCTTTCTTCCAGGCCTTTAACCGGATTTTCCATCGCGCCTCCGAACGCTACGCCGGCGGGGTGGCAGGAGTCATCAGGCACAAGGGCATGATGCTGGGCATATATGCCGTGCTGCTGGCACTGACCGTACTGATCGGAAAAGTCGTGCCAGGAGGATTCGTCCCGGCGCAGGACAAGGAATACATCATCACTTTCGCCAAACTGCCGGAAGGCGCCTCGCTGGACAGAACCGATGAAATTATTCGCCAGATGAGTGAAATCGTCATGAAAGAACCCGGCGCAGCCCATGCAGTCGCCTTCCCAGGCCTCTCCGTGAATGGCTTCACCAACAATTCGAGCAGCGGCATCGTCTTTGTTCCTTTGAAACCATTTGAAGAACGAGACGATAAATCGCTTACGGCGACAGCGATAGCCGCCTCCCTGAACAAGAAATTCAGCGCGATCAAAGGAGCCTTTATCGCCGTTTTTCCCCCGCCGCCGGTGCTGGGGATCGGGACGCTGGGCGGTTTCAAGATGCAATTGGAAGACCAGGGCGCGGTGGGATATGCCGCATTGAATAAGGCCAAGGAAGACTTCATCAAAAAGGCTGCTGCAACACCGGAATTGGGCCCTGTGTTCTCCAATTATCAGATCAATGTTCCACAGCTCAATGTCGATATCGATCGCGTCAAGGTCAAGCAATTGGGACTGTCGGTGACCGATGTATTCAATACGATGCAAGTCTATCTCGGCTCACTTTACGTCAACGATTTCAATCGGTTTGGACGGGTGTATCAAGTGCGCGCACAGGCCGATGCCCCCTATCGGCAGGATGCCGATAGTATCCTGCAGCTCAAGGCGCGCAACAGAAGCGGAGAGATGGTTCCGCTGTCATCTGTGGTCAAGGTCTCGCCGACCTATGGACCGACTACCGTGGTTCGCTACAACGGCTATACCGCCGCAGATATCAACGGGGGCCCAGCGCCGGGCGTGTCCTCAGATGCCGCTCAAGCAGCGGCGGAGCGGGTCGCCGCGGAAGTGCTGCCCAAAGGCGTGAAGTTCGAATGGACCGACCTGACCTATCAGAAAATCCTGGCTGGCAATTCGGGCCTGTGGATCTTTCCCATCAGCGTGTTGCTTGTGTTTCTTGCACTCGCGGCCCTGTATGAAAGCCTGACCTTGCCTCTGGCGGTGATTCTGATCGTTCCGATGAGCATTCTCTCAGCGCTTGCAGGGGTATGGCTGACGGGCGGCGACAATAATATCTTCACGCAAATCGGATTGATGGTGCTGGTGGGCCTTGCTTCCAAGAATGCGATTCTGATCGTCGAATTTGCCCGTGAGCTCGAACATGACGGCCGCACACCGATTCAAGCTGCGATCGAGGCAAGCCGGCT
This genomic window contains:
- a CDS encoding efflux RND transporter periplasmic adaptor subunit gives rise to the protein MAKFSLSKPKIAAAALAVSIVAGGALLGTNRSNATAPSSAGNLPEVDVAVVEESTVVDWQSYSGRLAAVEKVDIRPMVSGPIVSVNIRDGARVKKGDVLFVIDPRPYRAEVARAAGLLAAAQSRVDYTRRDWERAQRLIGEKAIARRDYDEKQNAEREASANLLVAHAGLESAQINLDYTKVTAPVAGRVSRAEITVGNIVTAGASAMPLTSIVSQTPIYGEFDVDEQTYLQYIGQVKNSQKLPVELGLANEDRYSREGVIQSVDNHLNTSSGTIRVRARFENNDGALVPGLYGRFRVGGSVPHQALLIDEKSINTDQDKKFVLVLDKNDQIEYREVRLGSLHGDQRVIREGLSAGERIVVSGMQRVKPGDKARGRMAPKQAAGARTIGPEGG
- a CDS encoding efflux RND transporter permease subunit, with the protein product MNISKFFIDRPIFAGVLSVLILLAGLIALFKLPISEYPDVVPPSVIVHAQYPGANPKVIAEAVAAPLEERINGVENMLYMQSQANSEGDLTLTVTFQLGMNPDLATQLVQNRVNQALPRLPEDVQRLGVTTIKSSPTVTLFMHLYSTNNRYDIVYLRNYALINLRDKLARIKGVGDVQLWGSGDYAMRVWLDPQKVAQRNLTAAEVIAAIREQNVQVAAGAVGASPSAPGVPLELSINARGRLETEKDFGEIIVKTEEGGAVVHLADVARIELAAAEYGRRSTLDNKPAIALSINEAPGANSLQISEDVHAAMRELSKDFPQGVEFQIAYDPTRFVRSSIRAVIHTLLEAIALVVIVVIVFLQTWRTSIIPLIAVPVSIVGTLSLLHVFGFSINALSLFGLVLAIGIVVDDAIVVVENVERNIENGMSPREATYRAMQEVSGPIIAIALTLVAVFVPLAFMTGLTGQFYKQFAMTIAISTVISAINSLTLSPALSALLLRGHDAPEDQLTRMMNRYFGAFFQAFNRIFHRASERYAGGVAGVIRHKGMMLGIYAVLLALTVLIGKVVPGGFVPAQDKEYIITFAKLPEGASLDRTDEIIRQMSEIVMKEPGAAHAVAFPGLSVNGFTNNSSSGIVFVPLKPFEERDDKSLTATAIAASLNKKFSAIKGAFIAVFPPPPVLGIGTLGGFKMQLEDQGAVGYAALNKAKEDFIKKAAATPELGPVFSNYQINVPQLNVDIDRVKVKQLGLSVTDVFNTMQVYLGSLYVNDFNRFGRVYQVRAQADAPYRQDADSILQLKARNRSGEMVPLSSVVKVSPTYGPTTVVRYNGYTAADINGGPAPGVSSDAAQAAAERVAAEVLPKGVKFEWTDLTYQKILAGNSGLWIFPISVLLVFLALAALYESLTLPLAVILIVPMSILSALAGVWLTGGDNNIFTQIGLMVLVGLASKNAILIVEFARELEHDGRTPIQAAIEASRLRLRPILMTSLAFIMGVVPLVVSSGAGAEMRQAMGIAVFFGMLGVTLFGLMLTPVFYVVLRTLAGGKIHVANKDAPPTHEVPVFASNAKEM